One window from the genome of Spirosoma rhododendri encodes:
- a CDS encoding energy transducer TonB, whose translation MAELDSKATLDDIVFADRNKAYGAYELRKTYPKTVTRALIIGGILFTLGVLTPTIITALTPEQEEQAMVEVDLMKLPPPPIDPNEPPPPPPPPVEAPKVNTVKFLPPEVKPDQEVPEETPPPAVEELKEAVAAEKTQEGDPNAEEVIAAPEASVGPTKVEVAVEAAPKVEEVFTVVEQQPEFTGGMAALGQYLQKNLRYPAAAQRANISGRVFVSFVVNTDGSIQDVAVLKGLGFGTDEEAQRVVKAMPKWRPGKQSGRPVRVKYNLPINFTLE comes from the coding sequence ATGGCAGAACTCGATTCTAAGGCGACACTCGATGATATCGTGTTTGCCGACCGGAACAAGGCGTATGGTGCTTATGAATTGCGGAAGACGTACCCCAAAACAGTTACCCGCGCCCTTATTATCGGCGGTATCCTGTTTACGCTGGGTGTATTGACCCCGACGATTATCACTGCCCTGACACCGGAACAAGAGGAACAGGCGATGGTAGAGGTGGACCTGATGAAGCTCCCACCACCACCCATTGATCCGAACGAACCGCCACCACCGCCACCACCACCGGTCGAAGCACCGAAGGTGAATACGGTGAAATTCCTGCCGCCGGAAGTTAAGCCGGACCAGGAAGTACCAGAGGAAACGCCACCACCGGCCGTTGAAGAACTGAAGGAAGCCGTTGCAGCTGAAAAGACGCAGGAAGGTGACCCGAACGCAGAAGAGGTTATTGCAGCCCCTGAAGCATCAGTTGGACCAACGAAGGTTGAGGTAGCTGTAGAAGCCGCACCGAAGGTTGAAGAAGTCTTCACCGTGGTAGAACAGCAGCCTGAGTTCACCGGAGGCATGGCCGCTCTTGGTCAGTATCTGCAAAAGAACCTGCGTTACCCTGCCGCTGCTCAGCGTGCCAACATCTCGGGTCGTGTATTCGTTAGCTTCGTTGTTAACACCGACGGAAGTATCCAGGATGTTGCTGTACTGAAAGGTCTCGGATTCGGAACGGATGAAGAAGCACAGCGCGTAGTGAAAGCGATGCCGAAATGGCGGCCAGGTAAACAGTCGGGTCGTCCGGTACGGGTGAAATACAACCTGCCGATCAACTTCACGCTGGAATAG
- a CDS encoding NADH-quinone oxidoreductase subunit A — protein sequence MNATYVPADYLPILIQMALALGFIVTTMLVTHAIGPKRNSVKKDDPFECGIPVQGDARTPISIKYFLIAILFVLFDVEVIFLYPWAVNFKGLGMTGFIEMVLFMGLLLAGFYYIIRKGVLKWE from the coding sequence ATGAATGCTACATATGTGCCTGCCGATTACCTGCCCATTCTGATTCAGATGGCGCTGGCGCTGGGGTTTATCGTCACAACGATGCTCGTTACCCACGCAATCGGTCCGAAGCGTAACAGCGTCAAGAAAGACGATCCGTTCGAGTGTGGTATTCCCGTTCAGGGCGATGCCCGTACACCAATTTCGATCAAATATTTTCTGATTGCCATCCTCTTCGTTCTGTTCGACGTTGAAGTTATCTTCCTGTATCCGTGGGCAGTAAATTTCAAAGGGCTGGGCATGACCGGTTTCATCGAAATGGTGCTGTTTATGGGCCTGCTGCTGGCTGGTTTCTACTACATCATCCGCAAGGGTGTTTTGAAGTGGGAATAG
- a CDS encoding tetratricopeptide repeat protein: MMNNQKKSLMTILFVGAAMTTQVYAQDVQKGLEDLEAERFTKAGQTFTQLANSSPSADNQFYLGYYYLKTGQLDQAKAAFEKGVAADGKNQLNNVGLAGVALMKGDRATAKTLIDGAVGASKGKNQDVLIRAGEMYTLSDKTNDPAEAIRLLTMADEKDKKNENAEIEMALGDAYFLKNDGGNAITKYENAMAMKPNLAEANYKIGRLYLRGKNYLKAQEYFKQAIQNDPEFAPTYLAYADALANSRAYKSAAQNYDLYVQKSGTVDPERLLDVARYRFLAQDYQGATSYLDQLKGKVNNPIMDRMYGWAYYGLNQPQQSVDALNKFISSAPDKVIYDDYKYLGRAYGMVNTPQADSMSIVYLEKAAPLDTTENLYRDIAKKYYDMKKYNKAADYYAKVVSTDKKPLNNDFLYQGLSNYQYGFRVGRDSTVAPMDTAQIRMARQMYFMRADSAFGKMAAKIEADTAATSKYPLAYYYEGQSNYYAYPSAVSLARGTAVPYYEKFIAQATAETDQKVKDSYKKPLITSYKFLASYYGSKNDDAKAKEYFNKVLELDPNDADVQKALNPAPAKAAPAKAAPKKPVKK; encoded by the coding sequence ATGATGAACAACCAGAAAAAATCGCTGATGACCATCTTGTTCGTCGGTGCGGCAATGACCACACAGGTCTATGCGCAGGACGTGCAGAAAGGTCTGGAAGACCTGGAGGCTGAGCGGTTTACGAAGGCTGGCCAAACGTTTACGCAGCTGGCTAACAGTTCGCCGTCTGCCGACAATCAGTTTTATCTCGGCTATTACTACCTGAAAACCGGTCAACTGGATCAGGCGAAAGCGGCTTTCGAAAAAGGCGTTGCTGCTGACGGTAAAAATCAGCTGAATAACGTCGGTCTGGCTGGTGTCGCGCTGATGAAAGGCGACCGGGCTACGGCCAAGACGCTGATCGATGGTGCTGTTGGTGCTTCCAAAGGCAAGAATCAGGATGTGCTGATCCGCGCGGGTGAAATGTACACGCTTTCGGATAAGACAAATGATCCGGCGGAAGCGATTCGGCTGCTGACAATGGCCGACGAAAAAGATAAGAAGAACGAAAATGCCGAAATCGAGATGGCATTGGGCGACGCTTACTTTCTGAAAAATGATGGTGGTAACGCCATCACCAAGTACGAAAACGCGATGGCGATGAAGCCAAATCTGGCAGAAGCTAACTATAAGATCGGTCGGCTGTACCTGCGTGGTAAGAACTATCTGAAAGCACAGGAGTATTTCAAGCAAGCCATTCAGAACGATCCTGAGTTCGCTCCTACCTATCTGGCCTACGCCGATGCACTTGCTAACTCGCGGGCTTATAAAAGTGCCGCTCAGAACTACGATCTGTACGTGCAGAAAAGTGGCACTGTTGATCCTGAGCGTCTGCTCGACGTAGCGCGCTATCGCTTCCTGGCCCAAGACTATCAGGGTGCAACGTCGTACCTCGATCAACTGAAAGGCAAGGTGAACAACCCGATCATGGACCGGATGTATGGTTGGGCTTACTACGGTCTGAACCAGCCTCAGCAGTCGGTTGACGCACTGAACAAGTTCATCTCGTCGGCTCCCGACAAAGTAATCTATGACGATTACAAGTACCTGGGCCGGGCATATGGCATGGTCAACACCCCACAGGCTGACTCGATGAGCATTGTGTATCTGGAGAAAGCAGCCCCGCTCGACACGACGGAGAACCTGTACCGTGATATCGCCAAGAAGTACTACGATATGAAGAAGTACAACAAGGCAGCGGATTACTACGCCAAAGTAGTTTCGACGGACAAGAAGCCGCTGAACAACGACTTCCTATATCAGGGTCTGTCTAACTACCAGTATGGTTTCCGTGTAGGCCGCGATTCAACGGTAGCTCCGATGGATACCGCGCAGATCCGGATGGCTCGCCAGATGTACTTTATGCGTGCTGACTCAGCTTTTGGCAAAATGGCAGCGAAGATTGAGGCCGACACCGCAGCAACCAGCAAGTACCCACTTGCTTACTACTACGAAGGTCAGTCGAACTACTACGCTTACCCATCAGCCGTTTCGCTGGCACGTGGTACAGCCGTTCCTTACTACGAGAAGTTTATCGCGCAGGCAACTGCCGAGACCGACCAGAAGGTAAAGGATTCGTACAAAAAGCCGCTGATCACGTCGTACAAGTTCCTGGCTTCGTACTACGGTTCCAAGAACGACGATGCAAAAGCGAAAGAATACTTCAACAAAGTGCTTGAGCTTGACCCGAACGACGCCGATGTTCAGAAGGCGCTGAACCCGGCGCCAGCTAAGGCGGCCCCAGCCAAGGCGGCTCCGAAGAAGCCCGTCAAGAAGTAA
- a CDS encoding substrate-binding domain-containing protein, with the protein MKRSLLPVAMLAVAGLMLGCGQGKAPLDTPSQGTITIAADESFKPLVTQITSAYEGIYPNVKFNLVFRPEQAAINMMLNDSARLAFTTRKLTKNEHRALDQRKIVGGAVKIATDGVALIVNKANTDSLITMDALRSIFSGKIKNWSQLKGNQAEPITLVFDNNNSSNLDFVLSTFGVKSMAGLRIFTTRSNREVIDYVRKNRSALGFIGVNWISDGDEPLTAELSADLRVMGVSAKSNPVGRADYFQPFQEDLGMQRYPLRRPVYVLSREAHPGLGGGLLNYLIRDAGSLIIYKVGLWPSVRYNREINLQK; encoded by the coding sequence ATGAAACGTAGCCTCCTTCCTGTAGCAATGCTGGCCGTCGCCGGGCTGATGCTCGGTTGTGGCCAGGGTAAAGCTCCGCTCGATACTCCATCGCAGGGTACGATCACGATTGCCGCCGACGAGTCGTTCAAGCCATTGGTGACGCAAATCACGTCTGCCTACGAAGGCATTTACCCGAACGTAAAGTTTAATTTAGTGTTCCGGCCCGAGCAGGCAGCCATTAACATGATGCTCAATGACAGTGCCCGGCTAGCCTTTACGACGCGTAAGCTGACGAAAAACGAGCATCGTGCGCTGGATCAGCGTAAGATTGTTGGTGGAGCTGTAAAGATCGCGACGGATGGTGTAGCCCTTATCGTAAACAAGGCAAATACCGACAGCCTGATCACGATGGACGCCCTACGCTCGATATTCAGCGGAAAGATCAAAAACTGGTCGCAATTAAAGGGCAACCAGGCAGAGCCGATTACACTAGTGTTCGACAATAACAATTCCAGCAACCTGGATTTCGTTTTAAGTACGTTCGGCGTGAAATCGATGGCAGGGTTGCGCATTTTTACAACCCGGTCGAATCGTGAAGTGATCGACTACGTGCGGAAAAATCGGTCTGCTTTGGGTTTTATCGGCGTAAACTGGATCAGTGATGGCGACGAACCGCTGACGGCTGAACTATCAGCCGACTTACGAGTTATGGGAGTGTCGGCAAAGTCGAATCCGGTTGGTCGGGCTGATTATTTCCAGCCGTTCCAGGAGGACCTCGGTATGCAGCGTTATCCACTGCGCCGGCCCGTATACGTTCTAAGCCGCGAAGCGCACCCTGGACTGGGTGGTGGACTGTTGAATTACCTGATCCGGGACGCAGGTTCGCTCATTATTTACAAAGTAGGTCTATGGCCTTCTGTACGCTATAATCGGGAGATAAACCTACAGAAATAG
- a CDS encoding adenylate kinase: MLNLVLFGPPGAGKGTQSERIIQKYKLVHLSTGDLLRSQIAAGTALGLRAKQLMDQGLLVPDEVVIGMIESKLRENQDASGFIFDGFPRTVRQAEALDELLSQYRTGIDLMVALMVDDEELTRRLLLRGQTSGRPDDQNEELIRRRVTEYNEKTTPVASYYADQQKLATIDGIGDIETIFDLITKQIEQATGQTN; the protein is encoded by the coding sequence ATGCTCAATCTTGTACTATTTGGCCCACCGGGTGCCGGTAAAGGCACACAAAGTGAACGAATCATTCAGAAGTATAAGCTGGTACATCTGTCGACAGGCGATTTGCTGCGCTCGCAGATTGCCGCTGGTACCGCGCTGGGTTTGCGGGCCAAGCAGTTGATGGACCAAGGTTTGCTGGTACCCGATGAGGTAGTAATCGGCATGATTGAAAGTAAGCTGCGCGAAAACCAGGATGCGTCCGGCTTTATTTTTGACGGCTTTCCGCGCACGGTCAGACAGGCGGAAGCCCTTGATGAACTGCTCAGCCAATACCGGACAGGTATTGATCTGATGGTGGCTTTGATGGTCGATGATGAGGAACTGACGCGCCGTTTGCTGCTTCGGGGTCAAACATCAGGGCGCCCTGACGATCAGAACGAAGAACTGATTCGTCGTCGGGTGACGGAATACAACGAAAAGACAACGCCTGTTGCCAGTTATTATGCCGATCAGCAGAAGCTGGCGACGATTGATGGAATCGGCGACATCGAGACTATTTTTGATTTGATTACCAAACAGATCGAGCAGGCAACCGGTCAGACAAACTAG
- the obgE gene encoding GTPase ObgE, with product MASSNFIDYVKINCRSGAGGAGSSHFRREKHVPKGGPDGGDGGRGGHIILRGNAQMWTLLHLKYRKHVKADSGGNGDGGRRSGAQGEDVILDVPLGTIARNPDTGEQLQEITTDGQEAILLPGGRGGLGNDHFKSPTLQAPEHAQPGEPGREEWVILELKLLADVGLVGFPNAGKSTLLSVVSAARPEIADYPFTTLVPNLGVVAYRDYKSFVMADIPGIIEGASQGKGLGLRFLRHIERNSVLLFVIPADSPDVKQEYNTLLNELREYNPELMDKDRLLAISKIDTVDEADLARIKGELPEKLPVTFISAVSQKGLSELKDQIWQHLTQTPAAVV from the coding sequence ATGGCTTCTTCAAATTTTATTGATTATGTCAAGATCAACTGCCGTTCGGGTGCGGGCGGGGCAGGATCGTCACATTTTCGTCGGGAGAAGCACGTTCCGAAAGGTGGCCCCGACGGGGGCGACGGCGGTCGGGGTGGGCATATCATCTTACGCGGTAACGCGCAGATGTGGACGTTGCTGCACCTGAAATACCGCAAACACGTAAAAGCCGATAGTGGCGGCAATGGTGATGGCGGTCGGCGCAGCGGTGCCCAGGGTGAAGATGTGATTCTGGATGTACCACTGGGAACCATAGCCCGCAACCCCGACACCGGTGAGCAGTTGCAGGAAATCACGACCGATGGGCAGGAGGCAATCCTGTTGCCAGGCGGGCGGGGCGGACTGGGCAACGACCACTTTAAATCGCCAACCTTGCAGGCACCCGAACACGCGCAGCCCGGCGAACCCGGTCGCGAAGAATGGGTGATTCTGGAATTGAAACTACTGGCCGACGTCGGTCTGGTTGGCTTTCCAAACGCGGGCAAATCGACCTTGTTATCGGTTGTCTCGGCGGCTCGTCCCGAAATTGCTGATTATCCGTTTACAACCCTTGTCCCCAATTTAGGGGTCGTAGCATACCGGGACTATAAGTCATTCGTAATGGCCGACATTCCGGGTATCATCGAAGGCGCATCGCAAGGTAAAGGGCTTGGCCTGCGTTTCCTGCGTCATATCGAACGTAACTCCGTATTACTTTTCGTCATTCCGGCCGATAGTCCTGACGTAAAACAGGAGTACAACACGCTGTTGAATGAATTGCGGGAATATAACCCCGAGTTGATGGACAAGGATCGGTTGCTGGCCATCTCGAAAATAGATACGGTCGATGAAGCCGATCTTGCACGTATAAAGGGAGAGTTACCCGAAAAACTGCCGGTGACGTTTATTTCCGCCGTCAGCCAGAAGGGATTGAGCGAACTGAAAGATCAGATCTGGCAGCACCTGACGCAGACTCCAGCAGCCGTTGTTTAA
- a CDS encoding sialate O-acetylesterase, which translates to MKNIYSRLVGLFLLGWLIAPAGILAQNNSQPVRITYPGSRAVFQRENDNTSILYLSGNYYQPIDSVQARVVAEVTGQGLNTNWATVQRNPTGGIFQGSIRVQGGWYRLEVQVFAGGAVLGTDVVRKVGVGEVFIITGQSNAQGFQGFGAVGAADDRVNCVTYDNSKANSLADPSAPSFQQLTANALIGPRGQSAWCWGVLGDLIAKQYNVPVLFINTAWQGTVIRNWKESSDGQITKNIFALGTPDENFPVGMPYANLVIALRYYASLQGLRAVLWQQGENDNIPLRSTRETYRNDMQYLVNKTRSDLNRYPAWVLARSSYNAGQTSQDIIQAQNDVINTYNNNVFAGPYTDNIQIPRFEGEVHFGNAPGNEGLNQLGQAWFNSLNAVFFSISQPSRPLIQPSITVACNTSNTGLTLTLPSLYKSYSWKSGQQTQSISVNSTGTYQATLKDNYGNTFLSPTIDVQSAIQPTTPTLTLGSQTNQAASTQQQICADSVLTLTANLPSNSVLQWSNGFVGKSLAVSTAGTYSARTLNVYGCRSGQSSAINLTVRPRLPTPSIEQVGTYTLRANLPSATGAQVDQFDWRRSGELIPQNGAEIKVVVTANYTARTKSTFTLGDGSNLTCASAYSSPQSFAFDATLGGLSVYPNPTSNGVVTIETIENLADAQVNIFSMTGQKLATYLIPTFNNRQAIDLTGLAPAEYLIQVKSASFNISRRILVNP; encoded by the coding sequence ATGAAGAATATATACAGTCGTTTGGTTGGGCTTTTTCTGCTGGGCTGGCTTATTGCCCCTGCCGGAATACTTGCCCAAAACAATTCACAGCCCGTTCGCATTACGTACCCCGGTAGCCGGGCGGTTTTTCAGCGCGAGAACGACAACACATCGATTCTGTATCTGTCGGGTAATTACTACCAGCCCATCGACAGCGTGCAGGCTCGCGTGGTTGCCGAAGTAACCGGACAGGGCCTTAACACAAACTGGGCAACGGTTCAGCGCAATCCAACAGGCGGCATCTTCCAGGGATCGATTCGCGTACAGGGGGGCTGGTACCGTCTCGAGGTGCAGGTTTTTGCCGGGGGAGCAGTTTTAGGCACCGATGTCGTTAGAAAAGTGGGCGTTGGTGAAGTGTTCATCATCACCGGCCAGTCGAACGCGCAGGGCTTTCAGGGCTTCGGTGCCGTTGGTGCGGCCGACGATCGGGTCAACTGCGTTACCTACGATAACTCGAAGGCCAACTCGCTGGCCGACCCATCCGCTCCTTCTTTTCAGCAGTTAACGGCCAATGCCTTAATTGGTCCGCGCGGGCAGAGCGCCTGGTGCTGGGGCGTATTGGGCGATCTGATCGCCAAACAGTACAACGTACCGGTGCTGTTCATCAACACGGCCTGGCAGGGTACCGTGATCCGTAACTGGAAAGAAAGCTCAGACGGTCAGATCACGAAAAACATCTTTGCACTGGGCACCCCCGACGAAAATTTCCCGGTGGGTATGCCTTATGCCAACCTGGTGATTGCGCTGCGCTACTACGCGTCTTTGCAGGGGCTGCGGGCGGTACTGTGGCAGCAGGGTGAGAATGATAACATCCCGCTGCGATCAACACGAGAGACGTACCGAAACGACATGCAGTACCTGGTCAACAAAACCCGCTCCGACCTGAACCGGTACCCGGCCTGGGTGCTGGCCCGTTCGTCGTACAACGCGGGGCAGACCAGTCAGGATATTATTCAGGCCCAGAACGACGTCATCAACACGTACAACAACAACGTCTTTGCCGGTCCTTATACCGACAACATTCAGATACCCCGCTTCGAAGGCGAAGTTCACTTCGGAAATGCACCGGGCAACGAAGGACTGAATCAGTTGGGTCAAGCCTGGTTCAACAGCCTCAATGCTGTGTTTTTCAGCATCTCGCAGCCCTCGCGCCCGCTGATACAGCCCAGCATCACGGTAGCCTGTAACACCAGCAACACCGGCCTGACCCTGACGCTGCCGTCGCTGTACAAGAGCTACAGCTGGAAATCAGGGCAGCAGACCCAGTCTATTTCGGTTAATTCGACGGGGACGTATCAGGCTACGCTGAAAGATAATTATGGCAACACCTTTTTATCGCCCACGATCGATGTTCAGTCGGCTATTCAGCCTACGACGCCAACGCTAACATTGGGTAGCCAAACCAATCAGGCGGCTTCCACCCAGCAACAGATCTGCGCCGATTCGGTACTCACCCTAACAGCCAACCTACCGTCGAACAGTGTGTTGCAGTGGAGCAATGGATTTGTTGGAAAAAGCTTAGCAGTAAGCACAGCCGGTACGTACTCGGCCCGGACGCTGAACGTGTATGGGTGCCGATCGGGTCAGTCGAGCGCCATAAATCTGACGGTTCGCCCCCGGCTACCAACACCAAGCATCGAGCAGGTAGGTACCTACACCTTGCGCGCAAACTTGCCCAGCGCAACGGGCGCGCAGGTTGATCAATTCGACTGGCGTCGGTCTGGCGAGCTGATCCCCCAAAACGGAGCCGAGATAAAAGTGGTGGTCACGGCCAACTACACGGCCCGAACTAAATCGACCTTTACGCTTGGTGACGGCAGCAACCTGACGTGTGCATCGGCATATAGCTCGCCCCAATCGTTCGCCTTCGACGCCACCCTGGGTGGATTGAGTGTTTACCCCAACCCGACATCCAATGGAGTCGTTACGATCGAAACAATCGAAAACCTCGCTGATGCGCAGGTTAACATTTTTTCCATGACGGGCCAGAAGTTGGCAACTTACCTGATTCCTACGTTCAACAACCGGCAGGCTATTGACCTGACCGGGCTAGCACCGGCCGAATACCTGATTCAGGTTAAATCGGCCAGTTTCAATATTTCGCGACGCATCCTTGTTAATCCTTAA
- a CDS encoding sialate O-acetylesterase produces MKHVLLAAGMVVCLLLPIMTVAQIQVSFPTSRAVFQRNNANQATFRITGYYTTTVTRIDARLTARNGQGTTVDWQPIQTNPTGGVFAGDLTASGGWYILEVRAMNGDQQVGSYTVERVGVGEVFVIAGQSNAQGVHQSAPVSTDDRVNCVNYRYPNDGFPNDPPTPVFSHLDNSTDFTIAPRGVGSWCWGRLGDLLASRLNVPIMFFNGAFTGTAVQNWRQSAPTGGVANSVYDPTLAYAPRQPYINLKLALQFYANTLGVRAVLWHQGEADNLINTSAASYTSDLQFVINQSRQDFGRNMSWVVARATYGDRVPGLTDANVIAGQNNVISAGPNVFAGPSTDNIQIPRTRAPLYDPEGFHFDYDGLVEVANAWNSSLNDTFFQQSTPQSGAASPTVAVACSGNNLTISVNGNYSSFQWESGETSRSITKGAGLYRAKVKDASGNTAFTSYVRVSDAPQVSVVGGGPASICVGSSLGLTANYDAVSWVNQQTNAVIATTKQINVNTPAGYFFRYNDVSGCTFTSNVVTPSVNPLPSTPTVAADRPTTFCQGDNTVLRASADNVRYNWSDGQSGKAVTVGSSGNYNLTVTDQNGCTSAVSNTVQVTANPVPAKPAIATNGPTTFCADRTITLTAPEATSYAWTSGQTSRSLTISQSGSFSVRVTNQFGCQSTQSDVLAITVNPLPATPTVSAAGATTFCAGNTVVLSATTTQNVVWSSGQTAKTITVNQSGSYAAQAQDGNGCLSPYSSVIAVQVNPLPAAPTLLTDKSPILCEGDRVTFTVPGPYTVYWSTGDTARSIVTGVVGNYSARVRDVNGCLSPQSAATTVELRPLPPSPSINAIGTFTLEAVSSTNSPLFRWRLGADTLSTTTSVIKASQAGVYTAQATVVYSNTLTCYSLPSAAYTYTIDAALQGLSLYPNPSPDKVITIETQQNLTNATVSVYSLTGQLLYSTVVPTFDARRQLTLTSLAGGVYVITVQASDYNVSRRILLGL; encoded by the coding sequence ATGAAACACGTTCTGCTGGCTGCTGGTATGGTGGTCTGTCTATTGTTGCCAATAATGACCGTAGCACAGATTCAGGTATCGTTTCCAACCAGCCGGGCGGTGTTCCAGCGTAACAATGCCAATCAGGCAACCTTTCGCATTACCGGCTATTATACTACCACAGTTACCCGCATCGATGCCCGCCTGACAGCCCGTAACGGGCAGGGTACAACGGTCGACTGGCAGCCAATTCAGACAAACCCAACTGGTGGCGTCTTTGCCGGTGATCTGACGGCTTCCGGCGGTTGGTATATTCTCGAAGTACGGGCCATGAACGGCGATCAGCAGGTTGGTTCGTATACCGTTGAGCGCGTTGGTGTTGGCGAAGTATTCGTTATTGCGGGTCAGTCGAATGCACAGGGCGTTCACCAGAGCGCCCCGGTATCGACCGATGACCGAGTGAACTGTGTCAACTACCGCTATCCGAACGACGGTTTCCCGAATGACCCCCCTACGCCGGTCTTCTCCCATCTCGACAATTCAACCGATTTTACCATTGCCCCAAGAGGTGTGGGGAGCTGGTGCTGGGGACGGCTGGGCGACCTGCTGGCTAGTCGGCTCAACGTACCGATCATGTTTTTCAACGGTGCCTTCACGGGCACTGCCGTTCAGAACTGGCGGCAGAGTGCCCCCACAGGCGGTGTAGCCAATAGTGTGTACGACCCAACCCTGGCGTATGCACCCCGTCAGCCGTATATCAACCTGAAGCTGGCCCTTCAATTCTACGCCAATACGCTTGGGGTGCGTGCTGTGCTCTGGCATCAGGGCGAAGCCGACAATCTGATCAACACCTCAGCCGCCAGTTACACCAGCGATTTACAGTTCGTTATCAACCAGAGCCGGCAGGATTTTGGGCGTAATATGAGCTGGGTGGTGGCGCGGGCAACGTACGGCGACCGGGTGCCCGGCCTGACCGATGCCAATGTTATTGCTGGTCAAAACAATGTTATCAGCGCCGGGCCGAACGTATTTGCTGGACCATCAACCGACAATATTCAAATACCTCGTACGCGTGCCCCGCTGTACGATCCCGAAGGTTTCCACTTCGATTACGACGGTCTGGTCGAAGTAGCGAACGCCTGGAACAGCAGCCTCAACGACACGTTTTTTCAGCAGTCGACCCCACAATCAGGTGCCGCTTCGCCTACCGTAGCAGTCGCCTGTTCTGGTAATAATTTGACAATCAGCGTCAACGGAAACTACAGCTCATTCCAGTGGGAGTCGGGCGAAACGAGCCGGAGCATTACAAAGGGAGCCGGTCTATATCGGGCAAAGGTGAAAGACGCTAGTGGTAATACGGCCTTCACCAGTTACGTCCGCGTTAGCGATGCGCCCCAGGTTTCGGTTGTTGGGGGTGGTCCGGCCTCAATCTGCGTCGGTAGTTCGCTGGGGCTGACGGCTAACTATGACGCGGTGTCGTGGGTGAATCAGCAGACCAACGCGGTCATCGCCACCACAAAACAGATCAACGTCAATACACCCGCCGGTTATTTCTTCCGCTACAACGATGTGAGTGGCTGTACGTTTACATCGAACGTAGTAACGCCTTCCGTTAACCCCTTGCCTTCTACGCCAACGGTAGCCGCCGACAGACCGACCACATTCTGCCAGGGCGATAACACGGTACTGCGTGCTTCAGCCGATAATGTTCGCTACAACTGGAGTGATGGCCAATCGGGGAAGGCGGTTACAGTTGGCTCATCGGGCAATTATAACCTGACGGTTACCGATCAGAATGGCTGTACGTCGGCGGTTTCAAATACTGTTCAGGTAACGGCTAATCCCGTTCCGGCGAAGCCTGCCATAGCCACCAACGGGCCAACGACCTTCTGCGCTGACCGTACGATTACCTTGACAGCTCCCGAAGCCACCTCGTACGCCTGGACCTCCGGGCAGACCAGCCGTAGCCTCACGATCAGCCAGTCGGGTAGTTTTTCAGTCCGTGTCACTAACCAGTTTGGTTGTCAGTCGACCCAGTCCGATGTACTGGCGATCACGGTCAATCCGCTGCCGGCAACCCCGACGGTTTCAGCCGCCGGTGCAACCACATTCTGCGCTGGCAATACGGTGGTACTATCGGCCACGACCACGCAAAATGTAGTCTGGTCGAGCGGGCAAACCGCCAAAACGATAACCGTCAATCAATCGGGGAGTTATGCCGCGCAGGCGCAGGATGGTAACGGCTGTTTATCGCCCTACTCATCCGTCATTGCCGTACAGGTCAACCCGCTGCCTGCTGCCCCTACCCTGCTGACGGATAAATCGCCGATTTTGTGCGAAGGCGACCGGGTAACGTTTACGGTTCCTGGCCCATACACCGTATACTGGTCAACCGGCGATACGGCCCGCAGCATCGTAACGGGCGTTGTCGGTAATTACTCCGCCCGTGTGCGGGATGTAAATGGCTGTCTGTCGCCACAGTCGGCGGCTACAACAGTTGAGTTACGTCCGCTACCGCCATCTCCGTCGATCAACGCCATTGGTACATTTACGTTAGAGGCCGTAAGCTCGACAAACAGCCCGCTGTTCCGCTGGCGGCTGGGTGCCGACACGCTTAGCACGACGACGTCGGTCATTAAAGCTAGTCAGGCTGGCGTGTACACAGCGCAGGCAACCGTCGTCTATTCCAATACGCTGACGTGCTATTCGCTGCCCTCGGCGGCTTACACATACACCATCGATGCCGCCCTTCAGGGACTTAGCCTGTACCCAAACCCCAGCCCCGATAAGGTCATCACCATTGAAACACAGCAAAATTTGACGAATGCAACCGTTTCGGTCTATTCCCTGACCGGTCAACTGCTTTACTCGACTGTCGTGCCAACGTTTGATGCTCGTCGGCAACTAACCCTGACCAGCCTCGCAGGTGGTGTGTACGTCATTACGGTTCAGGCAAGTGATTACAATGTATCGAGACGAATTTTACTCGGCTTGTAA